In one window of Gorilla gorilla gorilla isolate KB3781 chromosome 2, NHGRI_mGorGor1-v2.1_pri, whole genome shotgun sequence DNA:
- the TM4SF19 gene encoding transmembrane 4 L6 family member 19 isoform X1, whose product MVSSPCTPASSRTCSRILGLSLGTAALFAAGANVALLLPNWDVTYLLRGLLGRHAMLGTGLWGGGLMVLTALLSGGLALLGALICFVTSGVALKDGPFCMFDVSSFNQTQAWKYGYPFKDLHSRNYLYDRSLWNSVCLEPSAAVVWHVSLFSTLLCISLLQLLLVVVHVINSLLGLFCSLCEK is encoded by the exons ATGGTGTCCTCTCCCTGCACGCCGGCAAGCTCACGGACTTGCTCCCGTATCCTGGGACTGAGCCTTGGGACTGCAGCCCTGTTTGCTGCTGGGGCCAACGTGGCACTCCTCCTTCCTAACTGGGATGTCACCTACCTGTTGAGGGGCCTCCTTGGCAGGCATGCCATGCTGGGAACTGGGCTCTGGGGAGGAGGCCTCATG GTGCTTACTGCTCTGTTGTCAGGTGGCCTGGCTTTACTTGGAGCCCTGATTTGCTTTGTCACTTCTGGAGTTGCTCTGAAAGATGGTCCTTTTTGCATGTTTGATGTTTCGTCCTTCAATCAGACACAAGCTTGGAAATATGGTTACCCATTCAAAGACCTGCATAGTAG GAATTATCTGTATGACCGTTCGCTCTGGAACTCCGTCTGCCTGGAGCCCTCTGCAGCTGTTGTCTGGCACGTGTCCCTCTTCTCCACCCTTCTGTGCATCAGCCTGCTCCAGCTTCTCCTGGTGGTCGTTCATGTCATCAACAGCCTCCTGGGCCTTTTCTGCAGCCTCTGCGAGAAGTGA
- the TM4SF19 gene encoding transmembrane 4 L6 family member 19 isoform X2, producing MVSSPCTPASSRTCSRILGLSLGTAALFAAGANVALLLPNWDVTYLLRGLLGRHAMLGTGLWGGGLMVLTAAILISLMGWRYGCFSKSGLCRSVLTALLSGGLALLGALICFVTSGVALKDGPFCMFDVSSFNQTQAWKYGYPFKDLHSRNYLYDRSLWNSVCLEPSAAVVWHVSLFSTLLCISLLQLLLVVVHVINSLLGLFCSLCEK from the exons ATGGTGTCCTCTCCCTGCACGCCGGCAAGCTCACGGACTTGCTCCCGTATCCTGGGACTGAGCCTTGGGACTGCAGCCCTGTTTGCTGCTGGGGCCAACGTGGCACTCCTCCTTCCTAACTGGGATGTCACCTACCTGTTGAGGGGCCTCCTTGGCAGGCATGCCATGCTGGGAACTGGGCTCTGGGGAGGAGGCCTCATG gTACTCACTGCAGCTATCCTCATCTCCTTGATGGGCTGGAGATACGGCTGCTTCAGTAAGAGTGGGCTCTGTCGAAGC GTGCTTACTGCTCTGTTGTCAGGTGGCCTGGCTTTACTTGGAGCCCTGATTTGCTTTGTCACTTCTGGAGTTGCTCTGAAAGATGGTCCTTTTTGCATGTTTGATGTTTCGTCCTTCAATCAGACACAAGCTTGGAAATATGGTTACCCATTCAAAGACCTGCATAGTAG GAATTATCTGTATGACCGTTCGCTCTGGAACTCCGTCTGCCTGGAGCCCTCTGCAGCTGTTGTCTGGCACGTGTCCCTCTTCTCCACCCTTCTGTGCATCAGCCTGCTCCAGCTTCTCCTGGTGGTCGTTCATGTCATCAACAGCCTCCTGGGCCTTTTCTGCAGCCTCTGCGAGAAGTGA